From Elaeis guineensis isolate ETL-2024a chromosome 16, EG11, whole genome shotgun sequence, a single genomic window includes:
- the LOC105059257 gene encoding LOW QUALITY PROTEIN: pentatricopeptide repeat-containing protein At1g11290, chloroplastic (The sequence of the model RefSeq protein was modified relative to this genomic sequence to represent the inferred CDS: inserted 1 base in 1 codon), producing the protein MLSTLNPFTPPPSPSSSSSPRPRPPPASNPSLPFXPSPTPQISSHLFSHPSSLLLELCSDPRELRQFLPLVVKHGLFHEHIFQTKLLGLFSRFGHLHEAALVFDSIVDKTDELYHSMLKGHAKHSPLDKALAFFCTMKHAHVRPVVYNFTYLLKSCGDNADLKRGREIHSQLISNGFSSNVFTMTAVVNMYAKCRRIDEARKMFDRMPERDSVAWNAIVAGYAQNGLAESALGMVARMQEDGVTPDSISLVSALPACANIGSMRIGKSVHGVAIRAGFDSMVNISTALVDMYAKCGAIEKARLVFDRMRLKNVVSWNSMIDGYGQSGDAEEAIRLFKEMLAEGFEPTDVTIMCALHACGELGDLEEGTFVHEMLIRLGLGSDASVMNSLITMYSKCKRVDLAAEIFECLRAKTLVSWNAMIWGYAQNGRTDDALRLFSKMQWQNVKPDSFTLVSVIPALADFSVLRQAKWVHGYAIRLCLDGNIFVRTALIDLYAKCGRVNIARKLFDATNERHVTTWNAMIDGYGTHGFGKSAIELFEEMKRSPVKPNDITFLCVLSACSHAGLVDEGQKYFASMKKDYGFEPGMDHYGSMVDLLGRAGKLDEAWDFIQKMPIKPSISVYGAMLGACKIYKNVQLGEAAAKRLFELEPEDGGYHVLLANIYATASMWEDVARVRTMMEKKGLQKTPGSSFIDLKNEVHTFYSGSTNHPQAGRIYARLDRLMDEIKAVGYVPDTESIHDVEEDVKEQLLNTHSEKLAIAFGLINTSPGTTIQIRKNLRICTDCHNATKFISQVTGREIILRDIQRFHHFKNGHCSCEDYW; encoded by the exons ATGCTGTCCACCCTGAATCCTTTCACTCCTCCTCCTtccccctcttcttcctcctctccaaGACCAAGACCACCGCCTGCGTCCAATCCGTCTCTCCCCT CCCCGTCCCCAACTCCCCAAATCTCTTCCCACCTCTTCTCCCACCCCTCCTCCCTCCTCCTCGAGCTCTGCTCTGACCCCCGAGAGCTCCGCCAATTCCTCCCCCTCGTCGTCAAGCACGGGCTTTTTCACGAGCACATCTTTCAAACAAAGCTCCTTGGCCTCTTCTCCCGCTTCGGACACCTCCACGAGGCGGCCCTTGTCTTCGACTCCATCGTCGACAAGACCGACGAACTCTATCATTCCATGCTCAAAGGCCATGCTAAGCACTCCCCTCTCGACAAAGCTCTCGCCTTTTTCTGCACCATGAAGCACGCCCATGTCCGCCCCGTGGTCTATAACTTCACTTACCTGTTGAAGAGCTGCGGTGACAATGCGGACCTCAAGAGGGGCCGGGAGATCCACTCCCAGTTGATCTCTAATGGGTTCAGTTCCAATGTCTTCACGATGACCGCTGTCGTCAATATGTATGCTAAATGCCGACGAATTGATGAGGCTAGGAAGATGTTCGATAGAATGCCTGAGAGGGACTCGGTGGCATGGAATGCGATAGTTGCTGGTTATGCGCAGAATGGGTTGGCGGAGAGTGCTTTGGGGATGGTTGCAAGAATGCAGGAGGACGGGGTGACACCTGACTCAATCTCCCTTGTTTCAGCTTTGCCTGCCTGCGCCAACATTGGGTCTATGAGGATCGGGAAATCTGTTCATGGTGTTGCAATTCGAGCTGGATTTGATTCGATGGTGAACATTTCAACTGCTCTGGTGGACATGTATGCGAAGTGCGGGGCCATCGAGAAAGCAAGATTGGTTTTTGATAGGATGAGGCTAAAGAATGTTGTATCATGGAACTCAATGATCGATGGTTATGGGCAGAGTGGAGATGCTGAGGAGGCAATTAGGCTGTTTAAGGAGATGTTGGCAGAAGGTTTTGAGCCGACGGATGTCACCATTATGTGCGCTTTGCATGCATGTGGAGAATTAGGGGATCTTGAGGAGGGGACGTTTGTTCATGAGATGCTAATTAGACTTGGATTGGGGTCCGATGCTTCGGTTATGAATTCTCTGATCACCATGTATTCCAAGTGTAAGAGAGTAGATCTTGCCGCCGAGATATTTGAGTGCCTGCGGGCAAAAACTCTTGTCTCGTGGAATGCTATGATTTGGGGCTATGCACAGAATGGACGCACTGATGATGCTTTGAGACTCTTTAGCAAGATGCAGTGGCAGAATGTAAAGCCAGATTCTTTCACCCTAGTTAGTGTAATTCCTGCACTTGCTGACTTTTCGGTCTTAAGGCAGGCAAAATGGGTTCATGGATATGCTATTAGATTGTGTTTGGATGGTAATATTTTTGTGAGGACAGCTCTAATTGACTTGTATGCAAAGTGTGGGCGTGTTAACATAGCAAGAAAGCTCTTTGATGCAACTAATGAGAGGCATGTGACAACATGGAATGCAATGATAGATGGCTATGGAACTCATGGGTTTGGCAAGTCTGCTATTGAGTTGTTTGAGGAGATGAAAAGGAGCCCTGTGAAACCTAATGACATCACATTCCTCTGTGTTTTATCAGCTTGCAGCCATGCTGGTTTGGTTGATGAGGGGCAGAAGTACTTTGCAAGCATGAAGAAAGACTATGGCTTTGAGCCAGGAATGGACCACTATGGGTCTATGGTGGACCTTTTAGGTCGTGCCGGTAAGCTTGATGAAGCTTGGGACTTCATCCAGAAGATGCCGATCAAACCTAGCATTAGTGTTTATGGTGCCATGTTGGGTGCTTGTAAGATTTACAAAAATGTACAGTTGGGAGAGGCGGCGGCCAAGAGACTGTTTGAGCTAGAGCCAGAAGATGGAGGTTATCATGTGTTATTGGCTAATATATATGCAACAGCTTCTATGTGGGAGGATGTAGCTAGGGTGAGAACTATGATGGAGAAGAAAGGCTTGCAGAAGACTCCGGGTTCCAGTTTTATTGATTTGAAAAATGAAGTTCATACCTTCTATTCGGGGAGTACAAATCACCCTCAGGCAGGGAGGATATATGCAAGATTAGATAGATTGATGGATGAGATTAAGGCTGTGGGCTATGTGCCTGATACCGAGTCAATACATGATGTGGAAGAGGATGTCAAAGAACAGCTGCTCAACACCCACAGTGAGAAGCTGGCCATTGCATTTGGGCTCATAAACACTAGCCCAGGCACCACAATTCAGATACGAAAGAATCTTCGTATCTGCACTGACTGCCATAATGCGACAAAATTCATATCTCAGGTGACCGGGCGGGAAATTATCCTGAGGGATATTCAGCGATTCCATCATTTTAAGAATGGACACTGTTCATGTGAAGATTATTGGTAG